The DNA window CCGATGGTCAGCATTGGGGCATCGGTGCGTACTCGCCGACTGCCTTGCGACGTAGCGGCTACGCGCCGTATATCGCGCTGCTGCGTGCTGTGTTGCGCGACCGCGGCGGCATTCGTATCGACCATATTCTCGGCCTGATGCGGCTATGGGTGGTGCCGGAAGGGGCCAGCTCCAATGAAGGCGCGTACCTGGCTTATCCGCTGCACGATCTGCTCAATCTGCTCGCGCTGGAATCGTGGCGGCATCGGGCCATCGTGATCGGCGAAGACCTGGGCGTGGTGCCGCCGGGCATTCGCGAAGAACTGTCGCGACGCGGGGTGATGGGCATCGATGTGTTGATGTTCACCCGTGACGAAGACGGTGCGTTCGTGTCGCCTGCGCGATGGCGCCCGGATGCGATCGCCACCACCACCACGCACGACCTGCCGACGCTGACCGGCTGGCGCGAAGGCCGTGACATCGCGTGGCGACGCAAGCTGGAATTGATCCAGCCAGACCAGGCAACCGACGATGCCAAGGCCCGTACCAAGGACTTGGCGCGTCTGGATGCCGCAGTCGAACGCGCTGGTCTGACCAGTGCGGACGATCCGCTGCTGGGCGCGCTGCGTTTCACCGCCACCAGCATCTCGCCACTGGCCTTGTTGCCGGTGGAAGACGCGTTGGCGCTGGAAGAACAACCCAATCTGCCGGGCACCGTCGAGGTCCATCCCAACTGGCGTCGACGCCTGCCCGACCCCTTGCCGCATGCGCGCCTGAGCACGGCGCTGCAGGGCGTTGCCGAGGCGCGTCGCGTCGCGGCCGTTTCGGAACCGCATCCATGATCGACCTACGCGCCACCGCCCGCCTGCAACTGCATGCCGGCTTTACCCTGCACGCTGCGCTTGCGCAGGTGCCGTATTACGCCGGGCTCGGCATCAGCCATCTTTACCTGTCGCCAATCGGCACGGCGGTGCCCGGCTCCACGCACGGGTACGACAATATCGACCCGACCGTGGTCAATCCCGAGCTCGGTGGCGAAGCGGCGTTGATCGCCTTGTCGCATGCCGTACGCGAACACGGCATGGGCCTGATCGCCGACATCGTGCCCAACCACATGGCCACGCATGCCCAAAACGCGTGGTGGTGGGATGTGCTGCGCAATGGCCGCAGCGCCAAGCATGCCGACTGGTTCGATATCGACTGGCGCGCGCCCGGCCGCGACGGCAAGTTGTGGCTGGCGGTGCTGGATCGCCCATATGCGACTGCGCTTGCCGAAGGCCTGATCACCCTGGTGGTCGAAGACGATGGCAGCGCGGCACTGGCGCATTACGACCAGCGTTACCCGATCCGTCCGCAGACACTGGAGATACCGGAAAGATCCGCGCGTGCGCAGTGGTTGCGCGACTACAACGACGGCGCCAAGCGTGGCGATGGCCGTTTGCACAAGTTGATCGAACGTCAGCCGTATCGGTTGAACTGGTGGCGCGTAGGCAACGACATGCTCAACTACCGCCGCTTCTTCGACATCACTTCGTTGGTGGCGTTGCGCGTGGAACTGCCAGCAGTGTTCGACGCCGTGCATGCATTGCCGCTGCGGCTGGTGGCCGAAGGCCATCTGGATGGTGTGCGCATCGACCACGTGGATGGACTCACCGACCCCACCGGTTACGTGCGCAAGCTGCGCAGCCGGCTGGATGCGGCCGGCCGCATGCGCGGGCTCAAGCCCGGCACGCTCGGCCTGTATCTGGAAAAGATTCTCGCACCGGGCGAGCACCTGCCGGCCGACTGGCCCTGCGATGGCACCACCGGATACGACTTCATGGACCAGGTCGGCGGCCTCCTGCATGACGCGGCCGGCTTCAAGCCGTTGGCGCGTGCCTGGCAGCGCGCAAGTGGGCGCAGTGGCGACTTTGCACAGGAAGAACGCGCCGCGCGCGACGAGATGTTGCGCGGCCCGTTGCAGACGGAGTTCAATCGCGCCGTCGGTGCGTTGTCGGCATTGGCGCGACTGGAACCGCCGACGCGCGAGTTCAGCCCGCAGATGCTGGCGCGCGGCCTGTGCGTGTTGCTGCGCTGGTTCCCGGTGTACCGCACCTATGCCGGCGCCAAGGGCGTGGCCGGCAGCGAGGCAGAACGTTTGCGCGCCACCGCCGCGCGTGCCCGCGAGAGCATGCCGGAGGCCATCGTGGCGGCAGTGGATGCGATCGAGCGCTGGTTGCTCGACGACGCGGGTGCCGACCGCGCACAGATCGCCTTGCGTCGCATCCTGCGTCGCCGCGTGGAGCAGTTGTCCGCACCATTGAATGCCAAGGCGGTGGAAGACACCGCGTTCTATCGACATGGCGTGCTGTTGTCGCGCAATGAGGTCGGCAGCCATCCGACCCATTTCGCCAACGCAGCTGCCGAGTTCCATGCGCAGAATCAGGAGCGCGCCAAGCACTACCCGCGCGCGTTGCTGGCGACTGCAACCCATGACCACAAGCGTGGCGAAGACCTGCGCATGCGGCTGGCGGTGCTGTCCGAGCAGCCGCGGTGGTGGATCGAGCAGAGCACCCAGTTCGATGCGCTGACCAAGACACTGGAGTCGCCGGCCCTGGCTGGTGGCGACCAGCAGATGCTGTGGCAGACGTTGGTGGCAGCCTGGCCGATCGGCCTGGG is part of the Xanthomonas fragariae genome and encodes:
- the treY gene encoding malto-oligosyltrehalose synthase; this translates as MIDLRATARLQLHAGFTLHAALAQVPYYAGLGISHLYLSPIGTAVPGSTHGYDNIDPTVVNPELGGEAALIALSHAVREHGMGLIADIVPNHMATHAQNAWWWDVLRNGRSAKHADWFDIDWRAPGRDGKLWLAVLDRPYATALAEGLITLVVEDDGSAALAHYDQRYPIRPQTLEIPERSARAQWLRDYNDGAKRGDGRLHKLIERQPYRLNWWRVGNDMLNYRRFFDITSLVALRVELPAVFDAVHALPLRLVAEGHLDGVRIDHVDGLTDPTGYVRKLRSRLDAAGRMRGLKPGTLGLYLEKILAPGEHLPADWPCDGTTGYDFMDQVGGLLHDAAGFKPLARAWQRASGRSGDFAQEERAARDEMLRGPLQTEFNRAVGALSALARLEPPTREFSPQMLARGLCVLLRWFPVYRTYAGAKGVAGSEAERLRATAARARESMPEAIVAAVDAIERWLLDDAGADRAQIALRRILRRRVEQLSAPLNAKAVEDTAFYRHGVLLSRNEVGSHPTHFANAAAEFHAQNQERAKHYPRALLATATHDHKRGEDLRMRLAVLSEQPRWWIEQSTQFDALTKTLESPALAGGDQQMLWQTLVAAWPIGLGADQPEPLAAYAERVAQWLLKAVREAKLHTSWTDGSPAYEHAVQATVEQVLCSRVGLPLRRALLRASNHIAAAGARNALVQTTLRLTVPGVPDLYQGTEGWDLSLVDPDNRRPVDYAQRQQWLEQARDWNTLLRSWRDGAVKARLTALLLQLRAEYPSLFAKGDYQPLNATVRGDAQVLAFRRQYRGQSLVVAVTRLGAGHESDGDLPLLVPSASWGQASLALPEGTYHHVLDGSTLQPQRGRVAISTLFARTPVAVLSTT